From Streptomyces asiaticus, one genomic window encodes:
- a CDS encoding LysR family transcriptional regulator, with protein sequence MTLDDLRVFVAVCRAGSLSAVARELTCTQSAVSQRVKRLERETGVSLLERQARGVVPTPAGRILCEAAADGIAGLDLALRRLGDLVHGESGSVRITTGSTTVRHFMAEAIVSFRRRYPKVNLEFQTESSSRGCLGALIAGKLDLAWITLGGPVRGVEQRPVAELPWVLALRAGDPLAARSRVEVSDLAEIPLVRLPPNSTSGGQLHAALAELGVRAGSDTGVADWDTALLLAELGLGRAVVPALPGLPVPGDDGPLRLVPIPALPPLPVGWAARRWDALPPLARAFADTVAGTLRGDASPEGNPGARRE encoded by the coding sequence ATGACTCTGGACGATCTGCGGGTGTTCGTGGCCGTGTGCCGGGCCGGCAGCCTCAGCGCCGTGGCCCGGGAGCTGACCTGCACACAGTCGGCGGTGAGCCAGCGGGTGAAGCGGCTGGAACGCGAGACCGGCGTCAGCCTGCTGGAGCGCCAGGCACGCGGGGTCGTGCCCACTCCGGCGGGACGCATTCTGTGCGAGGCCGCCGCCGACGGGATCGCCGGGCTCGATCTGGCGCTGCGGCGGCTGGGGGACCTGGTGCACGGGGAGAGCGGTTCGGTGCGGATCACCACCGGCAGCACCACCGTGCGGCACTTCATGGCCGAGGCGATCGTCTCGTTCCGCCGCCGCTATCCGAAGGTGAACCTGGAGTTCCAGACCGAGAGTTCGAGCCGGGGCTGTCTCGGCGCGCTCATCGCCGGCAAGCTGGATCTGGCCTGGATCACCCTCGGCGGGCCGGTGCGCGGTGTCGAGCAGCGGCCGGTGGCCGAGCTGCCGTGGGTGCTCGCCCTGCGGGCCGGGGATCCGCTCGCGGCCCGGTCGCGGGTGGAGGTGTCCGACCTCGCCGAGATCCCCCTCGTACGGCTGCCGCCGAACTCCACCTCCGGCGGGCAGCTCCACGCGGCCCTGGCCGAGCTGGGCGTACGGGCCGGTTCCGACACCGGCGTCGCCGACTGGGACACGGCCCTGCTGCTGGCCGAACTCGGCCTGGGGCGCGCCGTGGTGCCCGCCCTGCCGGGGCTGCCGGTGCCCGGGGACGACGGGCCGCTGCGGCTCGTCCCGATCCCCGCGCTGCCGCCGCTGCCGGTCGGCTGGGCGGCACGCCGCTGGGACGCGCTCCCGCCGCTGGCCCGGGCCTTCGCGGACACGGTGGCCGGTACCTTGCGCGGCGACGCCTCGCCCGAAGGGAATCCCGGAGCGCGCCGCGAGTGA
- a CDS encoding DUF6817 domain-containing protein, whose translation MPAAPPPAAADRAVTLLRRLGAARIAHPGGSTLLAHLQRVRARLAAWGARPELQLAGLCHAFYGTDGFPVTLLPLGRRGELVAVIGAEAEAIVYLYASCDRKATCPVLGDPGALFHDRFTGRAHTPEPRLLRDFAELSAANELDLARFDPALRRRRGPELLALFTRCRPLLSRPAWLDGHALLAPSPLARD comes from the coding sequence GTGCCTGCCGCTCCCCCTCCCGCCGCCGCCGACCGGGCCGTCACCCTCCTGCGCCGCCTCGGCGCCGCGCGCATCGCCCACCCCGGTGGCAGCACCCTCCTCGCCCACCTCCAGCGCGTACGCGCCCGGCTCGCCGCCTGGGGAGCCCGCCCCGAACTCCAACTCGCCGGGCTGTGCCACGCGTTCTACGGAACCGACGGCTTCCCCGTCACCCTGCTGCCCCTCGGCCGCCGCGGCGAACTCGTGGCGGTGATCGGCGCGGAGGCCGAAGCCATCGTGTACCTCTACGCGAGCTGCGACCGGAAGGCCACTTGCCCGGTGCTCGGCGACCCCGGCGCGCTCTTCCACGACCGCTTCACCGGCCGTGCGCACACCCCCGAGCCCCGGCTGCTCCGGGACTTCGCCGAGCTGTCGGCCGCCAATGAGCTCGACCTCGCTCGCTTCGACCCCGCCCTGCGCCGGCGGCGCGGCCCCGAACTCCTCGCCCTGTTCACCCGCTGCCGCCCGCTGCTCAGCCGCCCGGCCTGGCTCGACGGCCATGCGCTCCTCGCGCCGTCCCCGCTCGCGCGCGACTGA
- a CDS encoding DinB family protein, whose translation MTADSRPEPPHFGDERETLRAFLDYQRATLAMKCEGLTDEELRQRSMPPSTLTLLGLVRHLAEVERAWFRRVFEDNDAPMVWSPTIDFQAAYDVSEATGAETFAAWEAEVETSRRIEREADSLDLAGHQPRWGEEVSLRMVLVHVLLEYGRHNGHADFLREGVDGVVGA comes from the coding sequence ATGACCGCCGACAGCCGCCCGGAACCACCCCACTTCGGCGACGAACGCGAAACCCTGCGCGCCTTCCTCGACTACCAGCGGGCGACGCTCGCCATGAAGTGCGAGGGGCTGACGGACGAGGAACTGCGGCAACGGTCGATGCCGCCCTCGACGCTGACGCTGCTGGGCCTGGTGCGGCACCTGGCCGAGGTGGAACGGGCCTGGTTCCGGAGGGTGTTCGAGGACAACGACGCGCCGATGGTCTGGTCCCCGACGATCGACTTCCAGGCGGCGTACGACGTGAGCGAGGCGACCGGAGCCGAGACGTTCGCGGCCTGGGAGGCGGAGGTCGAGACCTCCCGCCGGATCGAACGGGAGGCGGACTCGCTCGACCTGGCGGGCCACCAGCCCCGGTGGGGCGAGGAGGTGTCGCTGCGGATGGTGCTGGTGCATGTGCTGCTGGAGTACGGCCGCCACAACGGGCACGCGGACTTTCTGCGCGAGGGCGTGGACGGGGTCGTGGGGGCCTGA
- a CDS encoding phage tail protein, giving the protein MAEFQVNAHRFDPYKNFKFLVLWDGRTVAGISKISPLKRTTEVVKHRNGGDPSSPRKSPGRSEFEGITLERGVTHDPEFDRWANKVWQVGAGLGAEVSLADFRKDIVIQVLNEAGQVAVSHKLYRTWPSEYQVLGELDANANAVAIQSLKLECEGWERDYEVPEPEEPSFTHPA; this is encoded by the coding sequence ATGGCTGAGTTCCAGGTCAACGCCCATCGCTTCGACCCGTACAAGAACTTCAAGTTTCTGGTCCTCTGGGACGGTCGTACGGTCGCGGGCATCAGCAAGATCAGTCCGCTCAAGCGCACCACCGAGGTCGTCAAGCACCGCAACGGCGGCGACCCCAGCTCACCCCGCAAGTCCCCGGGCCGGTCCGAGTTCGAGGGGATCACCCTGGAGCGCGGCGTCACCCACGACCCGGAGTTCGACCGCTGGGCCAACAAGGTCTGGCAGGTCGGCGCGGGGCTCGGCGCCGAGGTCTCGCTCGCCGACTTCCGCAAGGACATCGTCATCCAGGTCCTCAACGAGGCGGGCCAGGTGGCCGTCTCGCACAAGCTCTACCGGACCTGGCCGAGCGAGTACCAGGTGCTGGGCGAGCTGGACGCCAACGCCAACGCGGTCGCGATCCAGAGCCTGAAGCTGGAGTGCGAGGGCTGGGAGCGGGACTACGAGGTGCCGGAGCCGGAAGAGCCCTCGTTCACGCATCCCGCGTAG
- a CDS encoding phage tail sheath C-terminal domain-containing protein: MPTPAGYPGVYIEELPSSVRTIASVTTSVTAFVGHTRRGPLNTPVRITSFADFERRFGGLTSQSAVGYAVHQFFGNGGTVAVVVRVTKAGTGKAACVTLESTEGHSECPVLEVHAKEPGHWGSGLRLAVDYDTPCPEETFNLHVLDARGTSRESFANLSMDPAHGRHAETVINAGSALIRVKAVGEGRPDPSGTVSKPFADELPDLEVELTVKIGEVERAFTLYDPDCDGEAPCDVTELALLLERKLRALPDAPGKHAFAGTEVTAFGRRLQVVAGSIDPDDVVRFLGECANDLGLEASVNPPVFPLSGGEDGAPPGPRDLIGSEAAKTGLQALRDIEDVNLLSLPELAGYESVGDMVTVLSAADRLCRERRIFLLVDAPSAWGSVDAARAGIGAFEPVRSDHAALYFPHLRLTDPLTGRLRAFPPSGALAGVMARTDGERGVWKAPAGTEARLAGVYSLAVQLTDRENGLLNPLGINCLRTFPVVGPLVWGARTLRGADALDSEWKYVPVRRLALHIEESLRRGLQWVVFEPNTEQLWQQIRLNASGYLHTLFEKGAFKGGTPRQAYFVKCDKDTTTDEDIANGVVNVVVGIAPVKPAEFVIVKIQQMAGQFEI; this comes from the coding sequence ATGCCGACGCCCGCGGGCTATCCCGGTGTCTACATCGAAGAGCTTCCCAGCAGCGTCCGTACCATCGCCTCGGTCACCACCTCGGTGACCGCCTTCGTGGGCCACACCCGGCGCGGCCCGCTGAACACCCCGGTCCGCATCACCAGCTTCGCCGACTTCGAGCGCCGTTTCGGGGGCCTCACCTCGCAGAGCGCGGTCGGCTACGCGGTACACCAGTTCTTCGGCAACGGCGGCACCGTGGCGGTCGTCGTCCGCGTGACCAAGGCCGGGACCGGCAAGGCCGCTTGCGTCACCCTCGAATCCACCGAGGGGCACAGCGAATGCCCCGTGCTGGAGGTGCACGCCAAGGAGCCCGGCCACTGGGGCTCCGGCCTGCGGCTGGCCGTCGACTACGACACCCCGTGCCCGGAGGAGACCTTCAACCTCCATGTGCTCGACGCCCGGGGCACCTCCCGCGAGTCCTTCGCCAACCTGTCCATGGACCCCGCCCACGGCCGCCACGCCGAGACCGTGATCAACGCCGGGTCGGCGCTGATCCGGGTCAAGGCGGTCGGCGAGGGCCGGCCGGACCCCTCCGGCACGGTCTCCAAGCCGTTCGCGGACGAACTCCCCGATCTCGAGGTCGAGCTGACGGTCAAGATCGGCGAGGTGGAGCGCGCGTTCACGCTCTACGACCCGGACTGCGACGGCGAGGCTCCGTGCGACGTCACCGAGCTGGCCCTGCTCCTGGAGCGCAAGCTGCGCGCGCTGCCCGACGCCCCCGGCAAGCACGCCTTCGCGGGCACCGAGGTCACCGCGTTCGGCCGCCGCCTCCAGGTCGTCGCCGGCTCCATCGACCCCGACGACGTGGTGCGCTTCCTGGGCGAATGCGCCAATGACCTGGGCCTGGAGGCATCGGTCAACCCGCCCGTCTTCCCGCTGTCCGGCGGCGAGGACGGCGCCCCGCCCGGCCCCCGCGACCTCATCGGCAGCGAGGCGGCCAAGACCGGCCTCCAGGCGCTGCGCGACATCGAGGACGTCAACCTGCTGTCGCTGCCCGAGCTCGCCGGATACGAGTCCGTGGGCGACATGGTCACCGTGCTGTCGGCGGCCGACCGGCTGTGCCGCGAGCGGCGGATCTTCCTGCTGGTCGACGCGCCCTCGGCCTGGGGCAGCGTGGACGCGGCCCGCGCCGGGATCGGCGCCTTCGAACCGGTCCGCAGCGACCACGCCGCGCTGTACTTCCCGCACCTGCGGCTCACCGACCCGCTCACCGGGCGGCTGCGCGCCTTCCCGCCCTCCGGGGCGCTCGCGGGCGTCATGGCCCGTACGGACGGCGAGCGCGGCGTGTGGAAGGCCCCGGCCGGGACCGAGGCCCGGCTGGCCGGGGTGTACTCACTCGCCGTCCAGCTGACCGACCGGGAGAACGGGCTGCTCAACCCGCTGGGCATCAACTGCCTGCGCACGTTCCCGGTGGTGGGCCCGCTGGTCTGGGGCGCCCGCACGCTGCGCGGCGCCGACGCGCTCGACAGCGAATGGAAGTACGTCCCGGTACGGCGGCTGGCGCTGCATATCGAGGAGAGCCTGCGCCGCGGACTGCAATGGGTCGTTTTCGAACCCAATACCGAGCAGTTGTGGCAGCAGATCCGGCTGAACGCTTCCGGCTATCTCCACACGCTGTTCGAGAAGGGCGCGTTCAAGGGCGGCACTCCGCGGCAGGCGTACTTCGTCAAGTGCGACAAGGACACCACGACGGACGAGGACATCGCCAACGGCGTCGTGAATGTCGTGGTCGGTATTGCGCCGGTCAAGCCCGCGGAGTTCGTGATCGTCAAGATCCAGCAGATGGCCGGACAGTTCGAGATTTAG
- a CDS encoding sporulation protein, with the protein MVFKRLLGSLGVGGPTVDTVLDPGPVHPGGPLTGQVHLRGGTADFEIEQITLELVARVEDEHGDEEREGVVLFDRFTVGGGFRLAEGEHRSLPFTAHLPWETPITELYGQPLGIILGVRTGLSVAGAKDKGDLDQLTVAPLPAQEAVLEALGQLGFGFKSADLELGHVGGTGQRLPFYQEIELTPAPQYAHALNELEVTFLANPGGMDVVLEADKRGGLFSSGEDALTLFTVGHEGVEHRDWNAEVDAWISRLVERRAAYGSYGSHDSYGSHGSYGAHGSYGHGEHAGHGYSHDGHHDGGRRSGPSTAAVVGGVAAGVAVGVVGGMVTAEVVDEIGDAFEDEEDED; encoded by the coding sequence ATGGTGTTCAAACGACTGCTCGGCTCGCTCGGTGTCGGCGGACCCACCGTGGACACGGTGCTGGACCCCGGCCCGGTACACCCCGGCGGGCCGCTGACCGGTCAGGTCCATCTCCGGGGCGGCACGGCGGACTTCGAGATCGAGCAGATCACGCTGGAGCTCGTGGCCCGGGTGGAGGACGAGCACGGCGACGAGGAGCGGGAGGGGGTCGTCCTCTTCGACCGCTTCACCGTCGGCGGCGGTTTCCGGCTCGCCGAGGGCGAGCACCGCAGCCTCCCGTTCACCGCCCACCTCCCCTGGGAGACGCCGATCACCGAGCTGTACGGGCAGCCGCTGGGCATCATCCTCGGCGTCCGCACCGGGCTGTCGGTCGCGGGCGCGAAGGACAAGGGCGACCTCGACCAGCTGACCGTGGCCCCGCTGCCGGCCCAGGAGGCCGTTCTGGAGGCGCTGGGGCAGCTCGGCTTCGGCTTCAAGTCCGCCGATCTGGAGCTGGGCCATGTGGGCGGCACCGGGCAGCGGCTGCCGTTCTACCAGGAGATCGAGCTCACCCCGGCTCCCCAGTACGCCCACGCCCTCAACGAGCTGGAGGTGACGTTCCTGGCGAACCCGGGCGGCATGGACGTCGTCCTGGAGGCCGACAAGCGCGGCGGGCTCTTCTCCTCGGGCGAGGACGCCCTCACGCTCTTCACCGTTGGTCACGAGGGCGTCGAGCACCGCGACTGGAACGCCGAGGTCGACGCCTGGATCAGCCGGCTCGTCGAGCGGCGCGCCGCCTATGGCTCTTACGGCTCGCACGACTCTTACGGCTCCCACGGCTCGTACGGCGCCCATGGCTCGTACGGTCACGGTGAGCATGCCGGGCACGGTTACAGCCACGACGGGCACCACGACGGCGGGCGGCGCTCCGGCCCGAGCACCGCGGCGGTCGTCGGAGGCGTCGCGGCGGGTGTCGCGGTCGGCGTCGTCGGCGGAATGGTCACCGCGGAGGTCGTCGACGAGATCGGCGACGCCTTCGAGGACGAGGAGGACGAGGACTGA
- a CDS encoding DUF4255 domain-containing protein, whose amino-acid sequence MSNGLAFATVTQALALLIANNLRPEIDIAVTVDTRRPPAEPPTEPTINIFLYQVTPNASMRATDLPTRASDGTLLKRPAAAMDLHYLISAYGEESELVGQRLIGTVVRILHEIPMLPKDVIEEAARRSYLTGSDLAETVQRVRFTPTQMDVDETSKLWGMLYQTPYVLSVCYQGSLVLIEGRERPVPAKPVERPTVRVLPFGAPGAPEPPTLPGAERPEEPAEAEASTEAETPSPAMPAKKRPAAAKTAVAKTAKAAKTAKAAATKSAATKTTKSAAAKSAASPTRARKSTPRRRGGRSEDTES is encoded by the coding sequence ATGAGCAACGGACTCGCCTTCGCGACCGTCACCCAGGCCCTCGCGCTGCTGATCGCGAACAATCTGCGGCCCGAGATCGACATCGCGGTCACGGTGGACACCCGTAGGCCCCCGGCCGAGCCGCCCACCGAACCGACCATCAACATCTTCCTCTACCAGGTCACCCCGAACGCCTCGATGCGCGCCACCGACCTGCCCACCCGCGCCTCGGACGGCACCCTGCTCAAGCGACCGGCCGCGGCGATGGATCTGCACTATCTGATCAGCGCGTACGGCGAGGAGTCCGAACTGGTCGGGCAGCGCCTGATCGGCACCGTGGTGCGCATCCTGCACGAGATCCCGATGCTGCCGAAGGACGTGATCGAAGAGGCCGCCCGGCGCTCGTACCTGACGGGCAGCGACCTGGCCGAGACGGTGCAGCGGGTGCGCTTCACTCCGACGCAGATGGACGTGGACGAGACCTCCAAGCTCTGGGGGATGCTCTACCAGACCCCGTATGTGCTGTCGGTCTGCTACCAGGGCTCGTTGGTCCTGATCGAGGGGCGCGAGCGCCCGGTCCCGGCGAAGCCGGTGGAACGCCCCACGGTGCGGGTACTGCCCTTCGGCGCGCCGGGAGCGCCGGAGCCACCCACCCTGCCGGGGGCGGAGCGGCCCGAGGAGCCCGCCGAGGCGGAGGCATCGACGGAGGCCGAGACCCCGTCGCCCGCCATGCCCGCCAAGAAGCGCCCCGCCGCCGCGAAGACGGCCGTGGCCAAGACCGCCAAAGCCGCCAAGACCGCGAAGGCGGCCGCAACCAAATCGGCCGCGACCAAGACCACGAAGTCGGCCGCGGCCAAGTCGGCCGCCTCACCCACCCGCGCACGCAAGTCCACGCCCCGGCGCCGTGGCGGCCGCTCCGAGGACACGGAGAGCTGA